From Virgibacillus natechei, the proteins below share one genomic window:
- a CDS encoding acyl-CoA thioesterase, with protein sequence MEKVAIQHSKTIQTRLVLPPDTNHLDTIFGGKVLAYIDEVAALTAMKHAKSAVVTASIDSVDFLSAAKVGDSLKLEAFVTYTGTSSMEVYVKVTAHDLIKNEERLTTESFLTMVAVNEQGSPVPVPKVYPENEEEKQLHRTAPSRKENRKRRAAIR encoded by the coding sequence GTGGAAAAGGTAGCTATTCAGCATTCAAAAACGATTCAAACGCGCTTGGTACTTCCACCGGATACGAACCATTTGGATACGATATTCGGCGGGAAAGTGCTCGCTTATATTGATGAAGTTGCAGCATTAACAGCAATGAAGCATGCAAAAAGTGCTGTTGTGACAGCATCCATTGATTCTGTTGATTTTCTTTCAGCAGCGAAAGTAGGGGATTCCCTGAAGTTAGAGGCATTTGTGACGTATACAGGGACAAGTTCGATGGAGGTGTATGTAAAAGTTACAGCACATGATTTAATTAAGAATGAAGAGAGATTAACAACAGAATCTTTTCTGACAATGGTGGCTGTAAACGAACAAGGTAGTCCCGTCCCAGTACCAAAAGTATACCCTGAAAACGAGGAGGAAAAACAGTTACATAGAACCGCTCCTTCAAGAAAAGAGAACCGAAAAAGACGAGCTGCTATTAGATAA
- a CDS encoding amidohydrolase, producing the protein MKNQLMKMLTERKDEMIEIRRHLHENPELSFKEEKTAQYIVDFYKDKDVEMQTNVGNGHGIIVTIEGGKPGKKIGLRADFDALPIVEEADVPFKSKNEGVMHACGHDGHTAYLLVLADCLIQLKASLSGAIKIIHQHAEETPPGGAKSIMESGVLDDVDNAFGVHLFPTDPAGTVGYRSGYTMAGRSYFKLVIQGKGGHGSSPHMANDTIVAGSHFVTVTQTIISRRLNPFEMGVVTIGSFDGKGTFNVIKDRIELEGDVRYMNSKTQARIDKELHRIVAGIEEEFGVECELTYIDDYPVLFNDPEVTEVVKSSLENMNDPEIKEVKEYPKFSGSEDFAYYAEKIPSTFFFIGCKPKGVEEPYFNHHPKFDIDEDALLVAAKAVGQVVCDYYELE; encoded by the coding sequence GTGAAAAACCAATTAATGAAAATGCTTACAGAGCGAAAAGATGAAATGATCGAAATTCGCCGTCACTTGCACGAGAATCCAGAGCTTTCTTTTAAAGAAGAAAAGACAGCTCAGTATATTGTTGATTTTTATAAAGATAAAGATGTAGAGATGCAAACCAATGTAGGGAATGGGCATGGAATTATTGTAACAATCGAAGGGGGGAAGCCAGGGAAAAAAATAGGATTACGCGCAGATTTTGACGCACTGCCGATCGTTGAAGAGGCGGACGTTCCTTTTAAATCAAAAAATGAAGGGGTTATGCATGCGTGCGGACATGATGGTCATACCGCTTACTTGCTTGTTCTTGCTGACTGCCTTATTCAATTGAAGGCATCGCTTTCAGGTGCAATTAAAATCATACATCAGCACGCGGAGGAAACACCGCCAGGCGGGGCAAAAAGTATTATGGAGTCAGGGGTACTTGATGATGTGGATAATGCTTTTGGCGTTCATTTATTTCCAACAGACCCTGCTGGAACAGTTGGGTACAGAAGCGGGTATACAATGGCTGGCAGATCTTATTTTAAGCTGGTGATTCAAGGGAAAGGCGGACATGGGTCTTCCCCGCATATGGCAAATGATACGATTGTCGCCGGATCCCATTTTGTTACGGTCACTCAAACCATCATCAGCCGACGCTTGAATCCTTTTGAAATGGGGGTTGTTACAATTGGCTCATTTGATGGAAAAGGGACCTTCAACGTGATTAAAGATCGAATTGAACTTGAAGGGGACGTCCGTTATATGAATAGTAAAACACAAGCGCGTATTGATAAGGAGCTTCATCGTATTGTTGCTGGGATCGAGGAGGAATTCGGTGTGGAGTGTGAGCTTACATACATAGATGATTATCCAGTCTTATTCAATGATCCTGAAGTTACAGAAGTCGTCAAATCAAGTTTGGAAAATATGAATGACCCGGAGATTAAGGAAGTTAAAGAATATCCGAAATTCTCCGGTTCAGAGGATTTTGCATACTATGCAGAGAAAATTCCAAGCACGTTCTTCTTCATTGGCTGTAAACCAAAAGGGGTAGAAGAGCCGTACTTTAATCACCATCCCAAGTTTGATATTGACGAAGATGCACTCCTCGTTGCTGCAAAAGCAGTAGGGCAGGTTGTGTGCGATTATTATGAATTGGAATAA
- a CDS encoding TetR/AcrR family transcriptional regulator encodes MTRERKFTKEELYQTTKETLLEYSYAGFTFRIVAERLHIARGTLYKYYENKDELITDYMVDEINHFLIEAPISKK; translated from the coding sequence ATGACACGCGAGCGAAAATTTACCAAGGAAGAATTATATCAAACAACAAAAGAAACCCTGCTTGAGTACAGCTATGCCGGGTTTACCTTTCGTATAGTAGCTGAACGGTTACATATTGCACGAGGTACTTTATATAAATACTATGAGAACAAAGACGAGCTAATTACCGATTATATGGTGGATGAGATAAATCATTTCCTTATCGAAGCGCCCATCAGCAAAAAATGA